In one Diabrotica virgifera virgifera chromosome 5, PGI_DIABVI_V3a genomic region, the following are encoded:
- the LOC126878455 gene encoding toll-like receptor 6: MLLIVLLLMLYPSEGICGSCWFNDHTFYCSKINQDQFLYELFNQEDYLSSNYINTIIIEDSKYETIADFPNLSDLLPNITITDLAIRRSSVKSISDSIFTVFSKLVNLDLSENYIDNVAFCAGLPDSVKIANLSHNNISIIDISKRQVVLDYLDLSYNNLTKYTEYTTDRDFMGKSLDLSYNTYLSDVYVLGKNDLYILGCNVQNFVDHLKVQKMFTNFMPYSSKLIVFELFDISHTNLNSLVTEKISPNIFCQSSSAVIDFSNTNLTTIPENFFDFDSDCFELNLSYNNLSKLDSPILGKTTLKKINISFSEIKSIWTIFSKAQNRIGEINLTGNYLDQSICDTELGDNLTDLYSLDMSLNSLSEVTSNTFRRCVNLKYINMSHCLIEHVASDSFKLLRNIESINLSNNKILVIESSTFYNLKNLTAVDLSENYLEAIKENAFSNLDSLETIIFSKSNLTKRNGLTIHSGAFQDLSKLNGLQLSGLGIEQINNGAFKNMLNLNIIDLRNNYFNSIGGTFSNIQAHALYLGEISDLIYFDSTINIAHLFLQIHQNLLLSEQFLVSINLKNLHILDSYIYGISDNFLLGSYKLEYMDFKNTTVQITSDTKVFTGLFNLLELNATIFFKDLDVLEDFTFKDLHHLKSLHMSNGKLRKIEKDAFFGLNNLQHLFLNNNKIEYLDPALFRNLSLISILDLSNNALETIDLLSLTNELPYLKSLNLGHCQLKNLSESNKILHKNLETLILSNNMLTEISEIVIQSFPNIRILHMQQNMLPDFSSLYYSTNIKELRVDGNNLLYLLDMNNGNRLQFLNISNNPNLGVNVQINYYNGYSHVETFLMDNTGIRITYTGLIDDFGKHFPSLEQVGINYNQYKCDDLKKILETMDLRNVNYMPDNPRYDIDNIDGITCLGDKTSSISSSTMTAPTALSARDNTL; this comes from the coding sequence ATGTTGCTGATTGTATTGCTATTGATGTTATATCCAAGCGAAGGAATTTGTGGATCTTGTTGGTTCAATGACCATACTTTTTACTGCAGCAAAATAAATCAAGACCAGTTTTTGTACGAATTATTTAACCAAGAAGACTATTTATCAAGTAATTATATAAATACGATAATAATTGAAGACTCCAAGTATGAGACCATTGCTGACTTTCCTAACTTAAGTGATTTGTTACCAAATATAACTATAACAGATTTAGCCATCCGCAGGTCATCTGTAAAGAGTATATCTGACAGCATCTTCACAGTATTTAGTAAGTTGGTAAATCTGGATTTAAGTGAAAATTACATAGATAATGTTGCGTTTTGCGCTGGTTTGCCAGATTCCGTTAAGATAGCGAATCTAAGTCATAATAATATTTCtattattgatataagtaaaaGACAAGTAGTTTTAGATTACCTAGACTTAAGTTATAATAATCTTACCAAGTACACCGAGTATACCACTGATCGGGATTTCATGGGAAAATCTCTTGACCTAAGTTATAACACATATTTAAGTGATGTATACGTTTTAGGAAAAAATGATCTATACATTTTAGGATGTAATGTTCAAAATTTTGTTGATCATTTAAAAGTACAAAAAATGTTTACTAACTTTATGCCATACTCTAGTAAACTTATTGTTTTTGAGTTGTTTGACATTTCTCATACAAATTTAAATTCTTTAGTAACTGAAAAAATATCACCTAACATTTTCTGTCAAAGTAGTTCTGCAGTAATAGATTTTTCCAATACCAATCTTACCACAATACCagaaaatttttttgattttgacTCAGACTGTTTTGAACTGAATCTTAGTTACAATAACCTATCAAAGTTAGATAGTCCTATACTAGGGAAAACaacattgaaaaaaataaatatttccttTTCCGAAATAAAAAGTATCTGGACTATATTTTCTAAAGCACAAAATCGTATAGGTGAAATAAATTTAACAGGAAATTATTTAGATCAAAGTATTTGTGATACTGAGCTTGGAGATAATTTGACTGACCTGTATTCTCTTGATATGTCATTAAACAGTCTATCAGAAGTTACGTCAAATACGTTTAGACGTTgtgttaatttaaaatacataaatatgTCACACTGCTTAATAGAACATGTTGCATCCGATAGTTTTAAATTGTTAAGAAATATAGAATCTATCAATCTAagcaataataaaatactagtcatAGAATCAAGTACTTTCTACAACCTGAAAAATTTAACAGCTGTAGATCTTtctgaaaactatttggaagccATAAAAGAAAACGCTTTCTCCAACTTAGACTCCCTTGAGACAATAATATTTTCTAAAAGTAATTTGACTAAACGTAATGGACTAACTATTCATAGTGGTGCTTTTCAAGACTTAAGTAAACTGAATGGACTGCAACTCTCAGGATTGGGAATTGAGCAAATAAATAACGGTGcatttaaaaatatgttaaaCTTAAATATCATTGATTTAAggaataattattttaattccaTAGGTGGTACATTTTCCAATATCCAGGCCCATGCACTATATTTAGGAGAAATATCTGATCTAATATATTTTGATTCAACCATCAATATTGCTCATTTGTTTCTACAAATACACCAAAATTTATTATTAAGTGAACAATTTCTTGTGAGcattaacttaaaaaatttacatatcttagattcttatatttatggtatatcgGATAATTTTCTATTAGGCTCATATAAATTAGAATATATGGACTTCAAAAATACAACTGTACAAATAACTTCAGATACCAAAGTTTTTACTGGTTTATTTAACTTGTTGGAACTGAATGCAACAATTTTCTTCAAAGATTTAGACGTTCTAGAGGACTTCACGTTTAAAGATTTACATCACCTAAAGTCTCTGCATATGTCAAATGGTAAGTTGAGGAAAATCGAAAAGGATGCTTTCTTTGGGCTTAACAACTTACAACATTTATTCCTAAATAACAATAAGATTGAATATTTGGATCCAGCACTTTTCAGAAATCTTAGTCTCATATCTATATTGGATTTATCAAACAATGCTTTAGAAACTATAGATTTATTGTCTTTAACTAATGAACTACCATACTTAAAAAGTTTGAATTTAGGTCATTGTCAACTGAAAAATTTGAGTGAATCAAATAAGATACTGCACAAAAACTTGGAGAcgttaattttatcaaataatATGTTAACAGAAATATCTGAAATTGTTATTCAGTCGTTTCCAAACATACGGATTTTACATATGCAACAAAATATGTTGCCAGATTTTTCCAGTCTATATTATTCCACAAATATAAAGGAACTAAGAGTAGATGGCAACAATTTATTATATCTGCTTGATATGAATAATGGAAATCGCTTacaatttttaaatatctccAATAACCCAAATTTGGGGGTAAACgtgcaaataaattattataatggATATTCACATGTGGAGACATTTTTAATGGATAATACTGGCATAAGAATTACATATACTGGATTGATAGATGATTTTGGTAAGCACTTTCCAAGTTTAGAACAAGTAGGAATTAACTATAACCAATACAAGTGcgatgatttaaaaaaaattttagaaacaatGGACCTACGAAATGTAAATTATATGCCAGATAATCCTAGGTATGACATTGATAATATCGATGGAATAACCTGTTTAGGCGATAAAACATCATCAATATCGTCATCTACTATGACCGCACCCACTGCACTCTCGGCCAGAGACAATACATTATAA